From Amycolatopsis sp. YIM 10, the proteins below share one genomic window:
- a CDS encoding SDR family oxidoreductase: MIAVTGSASGIGAAVVSALDGRDVIGVDLRDAEVRADLSTPDGRQQAIDGVLSRCGGVLEGLVLCAGLGPHTPDPMRIIEVNYRGAVSLLDGLFPALCTAAVAVSSSASTMVRWRDNPISRCEEEAALASAGEYRGQLAYAWSKNALTVAVRRRVAEWGAAGVRLNTVAPGAVDTPLLDAGLADPRYGDAIRSYQAPIARHGQSEEVAALIVYLLGPHATYIHGAQFPIDGGSDALMRPTEF, encoded by the coding sequence ATGATCGCCGTGACGGGTTCCGCCTCGGGAATCGGCGCGGCGGTGGTGTCGGCGCTGGACGGCCGTGACGTGATCGGCGTGGACCTGCGGGACGCGGAGGTGCGCGCGGACCTGAGCACTCCCGACGGCAGGCAGCAGGCGATCGACGGCGTGCTTTCCCGGTGTGGTGGCGTGCTGGAGGGTCTGGTGCTGTGCGCCGGGCTCGGCCCGCACACCCCGGACCCGATGCGGATCATCGAGGTGAACTACCGCGGCGCGGTTTCCTTGCTGGACGGCCTTTTCCCGGCGCTGTGCACCGCGGCGGTGGCGGTGTCTTCGTCCGCCTCGACCATGGTGCGCTGGCGGGACAACCCTATTTCACGCTGTGAGGAGGAGGCGGCGCTGGCTTCGGCCGGGGAGTACCGGGGCCAATTGGCTTACGCCTGGTCGAAGAACGCCCTGACGGTGGCGGTGCGCCGGCGCGTTGCCGAATGGGGTGCCGCGGGCGTGCGCCTGAACACCGTCGCCCCGGGCGCCGTGGACACTCCGTTGCTGGACGCGGGCCTCGCGGACCCCCGCTACGGTGACGCGATTCGGAGTTATCAGGCGCCTATTGCCCGGCATGGGCAGTCGGAGGAGGTGGCCGCCTTGATCGTCTACCTGCTGGGCCCGCACGCCACCTACATCCACGGCGCCCAATTCCCCATCGACGGCGGCTCCGACGCCCTGATGCGCCCGACGGAGTTCTGA
- a CDS encoding DJ-1/PfpI family protein yields MTTTRRTVLAAGASAGLALGLASTATAAPAGEGPRIGILLYDGFSLLDPTGPAELLSRVPGATVTMIAERRGPVRTDTGQAAVIADRSLAEVRRLDVLLVPGAGNRGTIAAMENPVLLDWIRRIDRTTTWTTAVCTGTLILGAAGLLRERATTYWASADYLEQTFGVEYVAERYVRVGKVITAAGVSAGIDMALYLASLLTDEHTARAVQLAVEYAPDPPFDSGDAATASPELKKLALELLAKSQT; encoded by the coding sequence ATGACCACCACACGGAGAACCGTATTGGCCGCGGGCGCGAGCGCCGGTCTCGCGCTGGGCCTGGCCTCGACCGCGACCGCCGCTCCCGCCGGTGAAGGGCCGCGGATCGGTATCCTGCTCTACGACGGGTTCAGCCTGCTGGACCCGACCGGACCGGCCGAGCTGCTGTCCCGGGTCCCCGGAGCGACGGTGACCATGATCGCCGAGCGCCGCGGCCCGGTGCGCACCGACACCGGGCAGGCCGCCGTCATCGCGGACCGCTCCCTCGCCGAGGTGCGCCGCCTCGACGTGCTGCTGGTGCCGGGCGCGGGCAACCGGGGCACGATCGCGGCGATGGAGAACCCGGTGCTGCTGGACTGGATCCGGCGCATCGACCGGACCACCACCTGGACCACCGCCGTCTGCACCGGCACCCTGATCCTCGGCGCGGCGGGCCTGCTCCGCGAACGGGCCACCACGTACTGGGCCTCCGCGGACTACCTGGAGCAGACCTTCGGCGTCGAATACGTCGCCGAGCGCTACGTCCGGGTGGGCAAGGTGATCACCGCCGCGGGCGTGTCGGCGGGCATCGACATGGCGCTGTACCTGGCTTCCCTGCTCACCGACGAGCACACCGCCCGCGCGGTCCAGCTGGCCGTCGAATACGCCCCGGATCCCCCGTTCGACTCGGGAGACGCGGCCACGGCGAGTCCGGAGTTGAAGAAACTCGCCCTGGAACTGCTGGCGAAGTCCCAGACCTGA
- a CDS encoding GlxA family transcriptional regulator, with protein sequence MVIVAYDGAQILDAASPAGALEIANSHGADPPYAIDLVTGRGATIRTSSGLQLAGTRRIATVTGPIDTLLVVGGAGAETAAHDETMLAQLRRLAGRSRRYGSVCTGAFVLAAAGLLDRRRVTTHWRYSALLAEAFPAVEVDPAPLYIRDGNVYTSAGVTSALDLTLALIEDDHGPALAREVARELVTYLHRPADQAQLSVFVSAPPGNRVVDDLLRHITANLGADLSPGALAARAGITTRHLSRLFGTHLGTTPAKAVRATRTEAAAHLAIGTDLPLATIARRCGLGSAATLRHAFLDRYGITGDILRKRTDIPPPRRDQGAQTAGA encoded by the coding sequence ATGGTGATCGTCGCCTATGACGGTGCTCAGATCCTCGACGCGGCCTCTCCGGCCGGCGCGCTGGAGATCGCCAACTCCCACGGCGCGGACCCGCCCTACGCCATCGACCTGGTCACCGGCAGGGGCGCCACGATCCGCACGTCCTCGGGGCTCCAGCTCGCCGGAACACGCCGGATCGCGACGGTGACGGGCCCGATCGACACCCTGCTCGTGGTCGGTGGCGCGGGTGCCGAAACCGCCGCGCACGACGAGACGATGCTGGCCCAGCTCCGCCGCCTGGCCGGCCGCAGCCGCCGGTACGGGTCGGTGTGCACGGGTGCGTTCGTGCTGGCCGCGGCCGGGTTGCTCGACCGCAGGCGGGTCACCACGCACTGGCGGTACAGCGCCCTGCTGGCCGAGGCCTTTCCCGCGGTCGAGGTCGATCCGGCCCCGCTCTACATCCGGGACGGGAACGTCTACACCTCGGCCGGGGTGACCAGCGCGCTCGACCTCACCCTCGCGCTGATCGAGGACGACCACGGTCCCGCACTCGCCCGCGAGGTCGCGCGCGAGCTGGTCACCTACCTGCACCGCCCGGCCGATCAGGCGCAGCTCAGCGTGTTCGTCAGCGCCCCGCCCGGGAACCGGGTGGTGGACGACCTGTTGCGGCACATCACCGCGAACCTGGGCGCCGATCTCAGCCCGGGGGCGCTGGCCGCCCGCGCGGGCATCACCACGCGGCACCTGTCCCGGCTGTTCGGCACGCACCTGGGCACCACGCCCGCCAAGGCCGTGCGGGCCACCCGCACCGAGGCGGCCGCGCACCTGGCCATCGGCACCGACCTGCCGCTGGCCACCATCGCCCGCCGGTGCGGGCTGGGCTCCGCGGCCACCCTCCGGCACGCCTTTCTCGACCGGTACGGCATCACCGGGGACATCCTTCGCAAGCGGACGGACATCCCGCCACCGCGGCGTGACCAGGGTGCCCAGACTGCCGGAGCATGA
- a CDS encoding DUF6506 family protein, translated as MSLRHWGFIYTATGADPAGETTVADTGRCRTVLVGLPGPEGAPGIARRLVDEGAQLIELCGGFGPVWTAKVLEAVEHRVPVGSVAYGPESVTGVHEIFA; from the coding sequence ATGTCGTTGCGGCACTGGGGATTCATTTACACCGCGACGGGCGCGGACCCGGCGGGCGAGACCACCGTCGCCGACACCGGGCGCTGCCGCACGGTGCTGGTCGGCCTGCCCGGGCCCGAAGGCGCACCCGGAATCGCCCGCCGCCTGGTCGACGAGGGCGCACAGCTGATCGAACTGTGCGGCGGCTTCGGCCCGGTGTGGACCGCCAAGGTGCTCGAAGCCGTCGAGCATCGGGTCCCGGTCGGCTCCGTCGCCTACGGCCCCGAATCGGTCACCGGTGTGCACGAGATCTTCGCTTAA
- a CDS encoding LysR family transcriptional regulator — protein MELRQLRYFRAVAEERNLTRAAARLHLRPTSLSQQIIALEREVGTALFVRGPNGMEPTEAGRALLPEAERTLRQAERALHAARFPAAEGLRLAVTPGSPPAVAALLARKLRQVDDLPVSAQLTRIRSGELDAGLVVLPVDPALTVAIVSTAELGVLVDSAHPLASRTEVSWADLSGNDLLWFDRALAPGYHDEVLALAKKAGWTPRRILHGPPRRALFAGALRAPDVVALRPRWSAGDGQRWLPLRDSPVVRHALVWQDSQHSRACADLAAELARAAGTHDRAVTPDGHGRPSPAGLGPST, from the coding sequence GTGGAACTTCGTCAGCTGCGGTACTTCCGCGCGGTGGCCGAGGAACGGAACCTCACCAGGGCCGCGGCCCGGCTGCACCTCCGGCCGACCTCGCTGAGCCAGCAGATCATCGCGCTGGAGCGTGAGGTCGGCACGGCGTTGTTCGTCCGCGGGCCGAACGGGATGGAGCCGACCGAGGCGGGCCGGGCCCTGCTGCCCGAAGCCGAGCGGACGCTGCGTCAGGCCGAGCGCGCGCTGCACGCGGCGCGCTTCCCGGCCGCCGAGGGGTTGCGCCTGGCCGTCACGCCCGGATCACCACCGGCGGTCGCGGCCCTGTTGGCGCGAAAGCTCCGGCAGGTCGACGACCTCCCGGTGAGCGCCCAGCTGACCCGGATCCGCTCCGGCGAACTCGATGCCGGGCTGGTCGTGCTGCCGGTCGACCCGGCGTTGACCGTCGCGATCGTGAGCACGGCTGAGCTCGGGGTGCTGGTCGATTCCGCGCATCCGCTGGCGTCACGGACCGAGGTGTCGTGGGCCGACCTGTCCGGCAACGACCTGCTGTGGTTCGACCGCGCACTCGCGCCCGGCTACCACGACGAGGTGCTCGCACTGGCCAAGAAAGCGGGCTGGACCCCACGGCGGATCCTTCACGGACCGCCACGCCGCGCCCTGTTCGCCGGGGCGCTGCGGGCGCCGGACGTGGTGGCCCTGCGGCCGCGGTGGTCCGCCGGAGACGGGCAGCGCTGGCTCCCGCTGCGCGACTCACCGGTCGTCCGGCACGCGCTGGTATGGCAGGACTCACAGCACTCCCGCGCGTGCGCCGATCTGGCCGCTGAGCTGGCGCGTGCGGCCGGAACGCACGACCGTGCGGTAACTCCTGATGGACACGGGCGCCCCTCCCCCGCTGGACTGGGACCGTCCACATAG
- a CDS encoding nitrilase-related carbon-nitrogen hydrolase, with translation MTVVCCAPVTPVIGDHDGNRRRVLAAIGAAVAAGARIVVLPELATCGYAFTDVAEARAAGVAADDPVFAGWADAAGPAVVIGGFAELGDDGRLYNSAALVDATGVRVVYRKTHLWDREKLLFTPGDSAPPIVHTGHGRIGLLICYDLEFPELTRDLAERGADLIAAPVNWPLVERPPGEHPPETIIAMAAARTNRLCVAISDRDGTERGITWTGGSTLVDDHGWLRGTTADLDLRRGRDKRLSPRNHALGDRRPGLSR, from the coding sequence GTGACGGTCGTGTGCTGCGCGCCGGTGACCCCGGTCATCGGCGACCACGACGGCAACCGGCGGCGCGTACTGGCCGCGATCGGTGCCGCGGTGGCGGCGGGCGCGCGGATCGTCGTGCTCCCCGAGCTGGCCACCTGCGGTTACGCCTTCACCGACGTGGCGGAGGCGCGCGCCGCCGGTGTTGCCGCCGATGACCCCGTGTTCGCTGGCTGGGCCGATGCGGCCGGGCCGGCGGTGGTCATCGGCGGCTTCGCCGAACTGGGCGACGACGGGCGCCTGTACAACAGCGCGGCACTGGTCGACGCCACCGGCGTGCGCGTGGTGTACCGCAAGACCCACCTGTGGGACCGCGAGAAACTCCTTTTCACGCCGGGGGATTCCGCTCCGCCGATCGTCCACACCGGACACGGGCGGATCGGCCTGCTGATCTGCTACGACCTGGAGTTCCCGGAGCTGACCAGGGATCTCGCCGAGCGCGGGGCGGACCTGATCGCGGCGCCGGTGAACTGGCCGCTGGTGGAGCGGCCGCCCGGTGAGCACCCGCCGGAAACCATCATCGCCATGGCCGCGGCCCGCACGAACCGCCTGTGCGTCGCGATCAGCGACCGCGACGGCACCGAACGCGGCATCACCTGGACCGGCGGCAGCACCCTGGTCGACGACCACGGCTGGCTCCGGGGCACCACCGCCGATCTCGACCTCCGGCGCGGGCGGGACAAGCGCCTGTCCCCGCGCAACCACGCACTGGGCGACCGGCGGCCCGGACTGTCCAGGTGA
- a CDS encoding ester cyclase, whose translation MTDEKERTGTGSPGGAMAPGRRTMPGDFSISLRPGYGADAPNLTPGTRRQPMRGFEDTYTDIVDYIVRITHRIWEDQDVGYIYDTYSPGCRLYDDSGYAFGVEQLVSGTMQSINAFPDCRHYADDVIWAGNEDEGFVTSHRAINIGHHTGPWRWSPPTGKRLHTWVIANCVVRENEIYEEWVLYNLASKLQQMGLDVPAAARAFGNDSGFVPLTERVSTEPDRLIGGRKPALYPAGDDADVEHVVRALFHDTYNRRDLTAIDRAYDPAVRWHGTTNRTGYGRGDVRAQARNLLATFPDLGVRVDEVYWQGNPADGYSVSARWSGAGTHRGYGMYGRPTGRRAHLWGITQLYFVNGRIVEEWNLFNEFDVLAQLLRDDPPPQLS comes from the coding sequence ATGACCGACGAGAAGGAACGGACGGGCACGGGCAGCCCTGGCGGTGCGATGGCGCCCGGCAGGCGCACCATGCCCGGCGACTTCAGCATCTCGCTGCGCCCCGGCTACGGCGCCGACGCGCCCAACCTCACCCCGGGCACCCGCCGCCAGCCGATGCGCGGCTTCGAGGACACCTACACCGACATCGTCGACTACATCGTCCGGATCACCCACCGCATCTGGGAGGACCAGGACGTCGGCTACATCTACGACACCTACAGTCCCGGCTGCCGCCTCTACGACGACAGCGGGTACGCGTTCGGGGTGGAGCAGCTGGTCAGCGGCACGATGCAGAGCATCAACGCCTTCCCGGACTGCCGCCACTACGCCGACGACGTGATCTGGGCCGGCAACGAGGACGAGGGGTTCGTGACCTCGCACCGCGCGATCAACATCGGCCACCACACCGGTCCGTGGCGGTGGAGCCCGCCGACCGGAAAGCGGCTGCACACCTGGGTGATCGCCAACTGCGTGGTCCGCGAGAACGAGATCTACGAGGAGTGGGTGCTCTACAACCTCGCCTCGAAGCTCCAGCAGATGGGGCTCGACGTGCCCGCCGCCGCGCGCGCCTTCGGCAACGACAGCGGGTTCGTGCCGCTGACCGAGCGCGTCAGCACCGAGCCCGACCGGCTGATCGGCGGCCGCAAGCCCGCGCTGTACCCGGCCGGGGACGACGCCGACGTGGAGCACGTGGTCCGCGCGTTGTTCCACGACACCTACAACCGCCGTGACCTCACCGCCATCGACCGCGCCTACGACCCGGCGGTGCGCTGGCACGGCACCACCAACCGCACCGGCTACGGCCGCGGGGACGTGCGCGCGCAGGCCAGGAACCTGCTGGCCACCTTCCCCGATCTCGGCGTGCGGGTGGACGAGGTCTACTGGCAGGGCAACCCGGCCGACGGGTACAGCGTGTCCGCGCGCTGGTCAGGCGCCGGAACGCACCGGGGATACGGGATGTACGGGCGGCCCACCGGGCGTCGCGCGCACCTGTGGGGCATCACCCAGCTGTACTTCGTCAACGGCCGGATCGTCGAGGAGTGGAACCTGTTCAACGAGTTCGACGTGCTGGCCCAGTTGCTGCGGGACGACCCGCCGCCGCAGCTGTCGTGA